In Bacteroidota bacterium, one genomic interval encodes:
- a CDS encoding cohesin domain-containing protein, which produces MRTNLFLILLPFIFMALEVFAQDAPVTQAAEVIDPGPLATVTISVINFNDIGAISLTLQYDASVALATTVEPNPGLSGEFLYNTTTSGIIIISWMSLSGITLTDGSVLFTITFLKVSSGSTSLNWYDDGISCEYAKFDGGEYTVLNDSPASAFYLPGELGFQAFAPQTTISDQIACANDIVLFPVTVNSFNNIGVISLTVNYDPDVLDYQGFTPHPGLPDNFTVQAVVDGTAIASGYLEEGELPVSLDDGSVLFIMNFLYHGGHSDLTWYDDGTSCEYASGPPDFIPCYDEPQSSYYFDGSISEHSRPTVVVSGTATINKGQSTDITFTLTGTPPWNLTYTDGTTPVTETGIASTPYIVSVSPLSTRTYTATALSDAVCAALPGNISGEAVITVNEYPLDIILQKNTNCGEFTVKLKPQEAVNQNLTKIIFTISWPAVDGSDVQIEEVSVQWPGLAQQGSRVLFEGNYYVTFSSTTIYPVDWAADSENTIMTFSISATGDGTADFIIIADDYDTGEPGLNTGYYVEVANYEATNAIDNTGATGASLNCGLYVKDFLQGAYNTTTHLMRTDLKDAGFLPVAQPYATTPLAYNGGESVVSFTTSVVDWVVIELRIGTAPETKVVRQAALLLANGNIVSTDQLNPPVFHEIIPGNSYYVVIYHRNHLRVMTSGAIPLPNTSGTRHDFTTNPPVNVYGSTNGVILLETGVYGQIAGDINMDNKLIYSGKNNDKALIIAKISAIYTPPPPATLTSFITGYYSEDLNMNSVVKYSGPGNDQGIIIANIGKFIVPTFLTSIYQGVVP; this is translated from the coding sequence ATGAGGACTAATTTATTCTTAATTCTTTTACCGTTTATCTTCATGGCATTGGAGGTGTTTGCCCAGGATGCACCCGTAACACAAGCAGCCGAAGTCATTGATCCAGGACCGCTAGCAACGGTAACCATAAGTGTGATCAACTTCAACGACATTGGAGCCATATCCCTGACTTTGCAGTACGATGCTTCGGTGGCCCTGGCTACGACTGTTGAACCAAATCCCGGATTGAGTGGGGAATTTTTATATAATACAACTACGTCAGGAATCATAATTATAAGTTGGATGAGCCTGTCAGGTATCACGCTCACGGATGGTTCGGTGTTGTTTACGATCACTTTTTTGAAGGTGTCTTCCGGTAGCACCAGCCTGAACTGGTATGATGACGGCATTTCCTGTGAGTATGCAAAATTTGATGGTGGGGAGTATACAGTACTGAATGATAGTCCAGCCTCTGCCTTTTATTTACCCGGTGAACTGGGTTTTCAGGCGTTTGCACCTCAGACCACAATATCTGACCAAATTGCCTGTGCCAACGATATCGTTCTGTTTCCTGTAACAGTCAACTCATTTAACAATATTGGAGTCATATCGCTCACCGTGAACTATGATCCTGATGTGCTGGATTATCAGGGATTCACGCCACATCCCGGTTTACCGGATAATTTTACAGTACAAGCAGTGGTGGATGGAACAGCGATCGCCTCCGGCTATTTGGAGGAAGGTGAACTGCCGGTCAGCCTCGACGATGGCTCCGTCCTCTTTATCATGAATTTTCTGTATCACGGAGGCCACTCAGACCTGACCTGGTATGATGACGGCACTTCCTGCGAATATGCATCAGGTCCACCGGATTTTATCCCCTGTTATGATGAACCTCAATCATCGTATTATTTCGATGGCTCCATCAGTGAACATTCACGTCCAACGGTGGTGGTGAGCGGCACAGCCACCATCAACAAGGGCCAATCAACAGATATAACTTTCACTCTGACAGGAACACCACCCTGGAATTTGACCTATACAGATGGAACTACACCGGTAACAGAGACAGGCATTGCTTCAACCCCATACATTGTCAGCGTTTCACCCTTAAGCACAAGGACTTATACCGCTACAGCGCTCAGTGATGCGGTATGTGCAGCCTTGCCGGGGAATATCTCAGGTGAGGCCGTGATTACAGTAAATGAATATCCGTTGGATATCATCCTGCAGAAAAATACCAATTGCGGAGAGTTTACCGTGAAGTTGAAACCCCAGGAAGCAGTAAATCAAAACCTGACGAAGATCATTTTTACCATTTCCTGGCCTGCGGTGGATGGCTCGGACGTACAGATTGAAGAAGTATCGGTTCAATGGCCTGGCCTGGCCCAGCAAGGCAGCAGAGTGCTTTTTGAGGGTAATTATTATGTTACGTTTTCATCAACGACAATATACCCTGTTGACTGGGCTGCGGATTCTGAAAATACCATCATGACATTTTCCATCAGTGCAACAGGGGATGGGACTGCCGATTTCATCATCATTGCTGATGATTACGACACGGGTGAGCCAGGACTGAATACCGGTTATTATGTGGAAGTTGCCAATTATGAAGCCACCAATGCGATCGACAATACGGGAGCTACCGGAGCCAGCCTGAATTGTGGATTGTATGTGAAGGACTTCCTGCAAGGTGCTTATAATACCACGACACATCTGATGAGAACGGATCTGAAAGATGCGGGCTTCCTGCCTGTCGCACAACCCTATGCTACCACACCCCTTGCATACAACGGCGGTGAATCAGTGGTTTCTTTTACAACTTCGGTGGTCGATTGGGTAGTCATCGAACTTAGAATCGGTACTGCACCGGAAACGAAAGTTGTTCGTCAGGCAGCCCTGTTGCTTGCCAATGGGAACATCGTTAGCACGGACCAGCTAAATCCGCCGGTATTTCATGAGATCATACCCGGCAACTCCTATTATGTGGTGATCTATCACCGCAATCACCTCCGGGTGATGACTTCCGGAGCCATCCCTCTTCCGAACACATCCGGTACCAGGCATGATTTTACTACTAATCCGCCTGTCAACGTTTACGGCTCAACAAATGGTGTGATCCTGCTGGAGACCGGTGTTTATGGACAGATTGCTGGCGATATCAACATGGATAACAAGCTAATATACAGCGGAAAGAATAACGACAAAGCGTTGATCATCGCAAAGATCTCGGCGATTTATACTCCACCACCACCGGCAACCCTGACCTCTTTCATCACAGGCTACTACAGTGAAGATCTGAATATGAACTCTGTGGTCAAGTATAGTGGACCCGGTAACGATCAGGGCATCATCATCGCTAA